Within the Setaria viridis chromosome 3, Setaria_viridis_v4.0, whole genome shotgun sequence genome, the region tcaaggggtggctatccaaccggaTCTTTAagtagtaaaacaatatgcaatttataaaaacaGCTTGTGTATGTaaaactgggataaatatgcatcaaagggtggggttggacttgccgtcctcaaaaccttccgggagttcctgctcgcggtcCGGATCCTCAAgctccggctcgcggtactggccGTCAAGCTCCTCTTCGAGCTCCTTCTCCTCGGTTACTCcgtgatctacggcacacacgaGCAAGCAcacataaataaaagaaaataaaattttacccgttgagctagGAGAGAGGGTGAACCAAAAATAGAGGAAGGGAGAGTTAGATGACTCAGCGGGAATATATTTGAGAATGATGTAgtcgaatttggggttcattggaggaaatttggcgcataaAATGTCGGCGAGAAGGTACTTAGGGGCTGGTTTTTAAGGGTCCAAGGACCTTTTTGTAAAGAActtgagagagggaggggctctggtggaaaaaaggaaaataaagggGGGTCTTGGTGTAAATAGGCAAAAGAGGAGGGGCAAAAGGCAAAACGACCTTTCTTCCTCACGAGACAGAAACAGGGGAGGGAGGCCAGGCTTGGGCAGCCGGTCGGCCGACGGCTGCGGCAGCGCCCCAAGGCGCGGTGGAGGCCGGGAAGTGGGGAAAATTGGAGAGGGGAGTGAGGGGGATCCATTCCCCTCCTCACCttgggcgggggcggcgcgtaGAGGCAGCGCGGTGGAGGCTGGCGGgtgggtgacggcggcggcgggtgttGGCGGTGCTGGGAAgctcgggaggaggaggatggccggGGGAGCTCGTGGTGGAGTGGAGGGTGGAACGGAGGCATTTTTATAGGTCGGAggcgagggggagggggcggcaacGGGCAGCGCATAGGGACGGGCAGAGTAATGGCGGTCGGGATGCGCGGGCACAGGGGGGTGCTATGCGCCGGGATGCGTGGCAGCTTGGCGACGGGCAGCGCGCTAGCTTGCGCAAGAGCGTGGCGCCGGCGTGCGGCGAGGCCGGGGCGCGCGCAGCGAAGGGGGCAGGCGCGTGGGGCAGGGCGCGTGCGCGTGGGCGAGCAGGGGCGAGTGCGCGGCGCGGCAaggcggggccgggcgcgagcgggcgcaggcgcggcttgggcgagcgggcggggcTAGGCGCGGGGCTGGGCTTGCGCGGTGGGAGGGTGCGTGTGCGCGGTGGGGCTGGGTGGCGTGCGCGGGGCGTGGAGGGGCAGGCGCGGcaggaaagaaaggaggagaggaaaaggaaggaggggaaagaaagaagaaaggagagaggaagaaggaaaaagaaaaaggagatggGGTAAAAGTAAAAAGGTCGAATTATTATTAGTTTTGTTGTTGCGATTCttcttattattattttgaaacGGTAATACTTAGTACATGTCCCACTGATACAACGTAGTTTTTAGCGTGCAGACAACGCTCGCTGTTGCTGCTGTAGTCGGCAGCAGATCCAAGTTGCCCGTGGCCGCGAcacgccgcccaccccgccgaaCGGAGAACACTTGTGCTACCGGAGCCCACCGCCATCCGATTGGAGGAGGCTGCTCGATCTGGCACAAAACCTCTAGGCCAACCGTTATACGCGCGGGTACAGCGGGCCACGCGGGGACCCGTACCGCTGAAGATATTTTCCGTCCCCGATCGGCCGTACGCTCCCCATCCGacgcctccgctgccgccacccgGTCGCCGCCCAGGCCGACGACTGCCTTTTGAGGACGTGGCCGGGGCGGCCTCGCTCGCTTTTCCCTgttcctcccctcccctcccctccgtcTCCCAGGTTCTCCCCCCTCGGCcacgcccaccaccaccacctgcttGACCCTTCCTGCTCCGGAGGTAGTGCCTCCGCCTCCGAGTCAGTGCTTGTCGTCCCGCTCCGCGCGGCGTGGGTGGTAGTGCAAGCGCGTGGTGGTTGGGGATGGGCGGAATTGGCGAGGGGGAGTGGAGATTGAGTTGAGGGACCTGTTGCGGCGCGTGTCTCACTGTCGCCCACAGGTTCTTTTTATTCCTCCGCGCCCACGGCGGATGATGGATTCTGGTCTCTTTTGAGCTGGTGAGtcggggcggcggggagggcgggcGCGGGGGTGCTTTGATCCGCTGGCGCCTGGGCTGCCGACTGCCGTGAGTCCTCGGTTccgtggcggcggaggccgcgcaATTTTGGTGAGTGAAGCTTGCTCCTGCCGTTTCGGCGCTGAATTTTGGCTGCTTTTCCGTGCTGTTTGGAACGATAATTGCGAGAGAAATCTTGCCTTTTGGTTCGCCTTTCCTAGTTCTTCTTCCTGCTTCTATACGTGGCGTTAATTGGCGGTGTTTCCCAGGAACGCGGTGGCGTGCTCGTGTCGTTCTTTACCTAGCTTGGCGTGATCCAATTCTGGTCCCAACTGAAAGGCAAGGAGGTGCGCACTGCAGAACACAAGCGCGCGCTTCGTGCTTGCTAAGGTATTAATGCCTGGTGTTTTGCTTTATTATTGATGAAGTTGAgtggttttcttttttaatttacCGTGCTTGGTGCGTGCCAGATCCGCTTGATTTATGTAGCCATTTTTTAGAGTTCTGTTTCTGTCTGAAAATGAGAACTCTGCTTAACGTCGCGCTTAATGTTTTTTTGAAGAGTTTGCGGCAAGGTCATGCTCATGCACCAAGTAGGAGAAAACTGCATTAGGTCCCATTCCTTGTATACATTCACCAACCTTGCTAGTTCTAGTCGAATCTCCAGCGTGATTGATCGGCAGGATTAAAAGTGCAGCCATATCTATTCAACTCTAATTAAATTTATAACCTTTTTCTCTTTAGCTGATTTACCAGTGTATGCATCGTTTATCTGGGAAGGACTTAAGGATCTTGTTGTGTCTGATTGTTATTCTTTGCATCCTTCACAGAAACTTCTGCAGTCATCACTCCAAGCTCGTGAGGAAAGTCAATTTGAGTTTTATACTTTGTACTCCAATCATGTCGGAATTCGTCAGGAGTAGATATGATAAGCAAGAAGATTTTCAAGTTCTGTTGAGCAAGAAAGATCCTGGAGAATCACCTCAACACAAGCATTACCTGTGGATGGCACACTGGACCAAGGCAAGCAGCAGTGCAGAACCCCAAAATAACAATATCAGCAACCCTTTGGAGGATATCAACAAGGGCAGTACAACAAAACACAGTGAGACTTTGCCTTATGAATTCATGAAATCTACAGTAGCTGAAAGGCTCATGGTAGGAGTAAGCCGTGGAAGTGCCTCCATGCAGCATGCCCAACAATTCAATTCTAGCATGTGGGGTGTGGCACATCATGTTTGCAATGAATTGGGAGCAAAGAATAATGAACAGGTTGATGAGTCTTTTGAAAAATCCATGAAGAATAATGCTGTGAACTTACGTGCTAGGGAAGTTGTGTCAGAAGCATTTTCTGTTCACAAGCTTTCAGAGTTACCATTGGATTTTCAGAAACTTGGGAGCTCAGAGGATCCAAGTTCAGATTGGAGCCACTTTCCTATGTTCGAAATTAATCGAAAGATTGACAACATACTCAACCCAAAACGAAGGTCTGAACTTGGTCCTGCATCTCTGAATCTAAATATGTCTACATCTCATGTTATGGCACTATCATCACAGGAATATATGATGAACTCACAACGAATAGCTGATGATAATATGGAAATGTGCAAATCTGCAAGAGGCTTTGCATCTCGCATAGAAGATCCTGCTGGCCTTAACTCAGATCCTTCAGGGAAAAAGTTAAAAAGAAAATTATTGGATACAATGTCATGTTCTTGCAGCAAGAATGACAACGACTCATCAGATTGTCCAATAGATGATCAGCATACAAGCCACCATTTTGCAAGAGCAAAGCAAGAGCTACCCTGTGCATCTAATGAAAAAAAGTTCATGTTTGCAGCAAACAATGACAGCCGAATTGTTTCAAGTGCGTTCCACAATCTGGAGACAAGAAGATCTGCTGTCCTTGAACAACAAAATGATGCAGAGGCCATGTTCTGTGCACCAGTACTTGGTAGAGAGTTTCAGAATGAACCAATAACTATATCTAACAACAGAAAGAAGGATGTTGAAAATTTGCATGAGACGTATAAATCTCGTGGCAAGGCTGTTTcatgttgtttacaaccttATGAGCAGCAGCATCTGAAAACACAGAGAACGGAATCTGCAGCAAATTTGAAAGGCTGCATCTTACCTGATCAAAGTGCAAACAAATTCACAGAAAAGAGTAAGAGTAATGGTGAGCTGCTGACACATGGACCAAAGTCAACGGAAATGTATACTGGTTCTTGTAACCGACGAGGACCCTGTTTATTTGAAAAGTTAACAATTCCTTCCAAGTCACAAAGTGCGCATCCTAAAAATTCTGCGTCTTCAGGAAAATCTAGTGGCTTTGGAGTTTGTATGTACGGCACCAATATCGGCAGTCAGCTATTTGGAGCACAGAATCAATCTTCAGCTAAGACTGAAACACTGTACAGTGATACTCTTATTCGGTCGAAATCCTCAGCAGGTGAGGGATAGCATCTACATAATATAGTATCAGCTAAGGCCATCCTTTAGTTCATGGTTGTTTTTGCTAAAAGGTGCTTCTTGGttatgcaaaaatatatgtaaACAGGGCAGCATGACTGGAATGTTTCATCTAATacatatgttcttttttttttttctgatgttGGTATCACTCTTAGACTCACACATGTTTTgttttatctggattgttgtaggCATTGCTTCATTGCCGGCACAAAAGGTAACAGTGCTCCATAGCATTCTGATCTCCTGTCTTGCGCATAGAAAGAGTGTTCCTGAACTAACTTATATGACTTGATAGAAAATAGAAGAAACTGGAAAAAAACACAACTTATATGGCTGAAAAGGCTTATAAACTTTACTTTCTACACTGCATATTGATGCATCATCAACTTTGTCTTTGGTGTTTATAACTTTGGCCATTTATCTGATAGATCTTTCCGATCTATGCTCTTCAGTTACAATCTTTGAACCTGATCAGTTTTAGGTCAATTTGAATAAATGCTCACCTACCTGTTGCTTATTATCCACATGGTTATTGTTTGAAGTTGTACTGTTCTCAATAATTATGGACCCTTGGCAGTTGATAAATCTCTGTACTAATACTTTCATTAGCAACAAATGTACCACAGGACTACGGTTGCCCAGATGAAGCAAAAAGTGAGCAGCTGGCGACTCCTCCACGAAGAGGAGATTCACGATTCAGTAAAGATGACAGATTCCATAATGTGAATGAACATCATGATGTTTCGTCCAAAGCTACTATTGCCAGTAAGCAATCATGCATGCCTGGAACAAGAATCACAAACCTAGATCTCATCCTATCCCAAATGAGCAGAATGAGAAATCAAATTTCTAGTGGTATGGTTCAACCACCAATAGGCGCTGAGCCAAGTGATAGATGGCTGAAGCGCCTACAGCTTGATATATCAGATCCTGACATCCCTGGTTCCAAGAGGCCAAAAATAGGAGACAGTCCTCCACTCGGGGAAACAAAATGTTTGTTTGACATGGCGCTTCCTTGCAACAAGATTGATGGCGAAATGATTGGTCGTGCCAAGGAGGACCAGGGCTTGGATGAAGGGAATAATGAACTCCAAGACAAGCAAGAAAGAACCTCAGTTCCAGCAAAGAGTATGAATAGTTGGATAGGAAGATGGTGCCAGGGTGGCACTTCTGTTTTTCATGAAGACCTAGGCCAGGGAAGACAAGAAAGAAAACCTGACCAGCCATCTGAAGAACTTGAAGGACAGTTCCCGAGCATCGCGGCTATGGCGATGATGGGGCGAGTGATGAACAAGCTTCGGCCCTGCGAGCATCAGAAGAAGGGGCCATTTGTTGTGTGGAAGACAGATTGATTTGTGTATATTTTCTTGGGTGTAATGtacttctttaaaaaaaaagtaaagttAATGTGAATTTTGCTTGTCATTGACTCATTGGTTCATCGTTGTGGCCTGCTATGTGTTACTATTATTTTCTTATAAGTGAAACTGGCTAGGAGTGGTGGCTACTGATGGTGTACTGGTTTAGGAGGCTAAACAGTGAAAGATTGTATGGATATCATTGTGATGAATCGAAGCCTGAATCGTCCCTGAATTGAAACATCGATCTTCAACGAGAACTGAAGGTTTGTGAAACATCAATCTTCAATTTTCTTCTGACCGTTTCGTGTTACTAACAAAAGCTTTCACTGACAAGGTTGGGATCAGTTTGTGTAAGGGAACGTGATCAGCATAGTTCATCATGACCTGCTGTCTTTATTATACTTTAAAGCGAAACTAGTTAGCAGCTATCGATGGTGAACTGGACACTATGAGAGAAATCGAACTAGTGATCATTTCCCATCTCTTCAGCACCACGCTGATGGCTCCGAAGACAGACAGAAAAACTGATGCGAAACTACGATTCGAACCCaaccaaattaaaaaaaaattaaagcagCATTCCACAGGGAAGAGACGTCTTGACTCTTGATCAATCGCTTGACTCTACATCAAGCACTCCCCAGTCCCCACTTGACAGACACAAGCACCGGTTCCACAGGCAACAGAAGCCTCAGTTGATGGGCAGTATCACTTTGTTTCAGTGGCCTTACTATTTTTTTGGCTGAAATCTGAAATGGTACAGACGAACACGTAGGCACTCCCAGGCTCCCAGCGTCTTCAACACGGCGAAAGTTCTAGGCTGGGAAGTTGAGGCTGCTGTCTTTCTCGCCGCAGCGAGTAGCGACAGATGCCCGGGAAAGTTCGATTCGAGTTGCTTGCTTTGACCATGCCGTTTCGCAGTTGGCTTTTTTGGCAGGATGCCGACGAGGACACAAAAGTCTACGGCGTCCGAGTCATTTGGTGCTTCATCTGCAGCTGCTACTCAATACTTAAAAGACGGATGTTATGAGGTAGGAATCTCTAATGCGTACCTAAAGTCCTCGATTATGCCATCACGGCCGTCCACCGAAGTGGCAAATCGCTTTCTTACCCCCACATCATCAAGGACACCACCATTTCTCACCGAACATGGCTTTCGAGGTATCATGTTCCTCACGAGATCAGCATCTGATAGGCAGCACTCACGTCGAGCATGAATGTTTTGGAGACTAGCTAGCGGTTCCGTTGAACGACTTGGTCATATGCTTTACATAACAtgaaaggttttttttttcaaatgggAAGATTTTGCCCATTACATAAAAAACAATGCTTTCAATAAAAGTTGGAGAGCTCACTGTTTGAcggaagaagaaagaaacagagaAAGCCAGTCAAGACCTGATAAAAAGACAGCGTTTCGAGGAAACAGGTGCAGGCGTGCAGCAGCATTTTCTTACGGTCAAATGCAGCAAGGGTTGTTTTTTTGTACACGTTCAGACTACAGCAACAGTTCCAAAGATATCCTAGTTCCTAGAGGAGATGGTGCACATAGAATCTTCAGATTCAGCGTATGATTGAAAGCG harbors:
- the LOC117849510 gene encoding uncharacterized protein, whose protein sequence is MSEFVRSRYDKQEDFQVLLSKKDPGESPQHKHYLWMAHWTKASSSAEPQNNNISNPLEDINKGSTTKHSETLPYEFMKSTVAERLMVGVSRGSASMQHAQQFNSSMWGVAHHVCNELGAKNNEQVDESFEKSMKNNAVNLRAREVVSEAFSVHKLSELPLDFQKLGSSEDPSSDWSHFPMFEINRKIDNILNPKRRSELGPASLNLNMSTSHVMALSSQEYMMNSQRIADDNMEMCKSARGFASRIEDPAGLNSDPSGKKLKRKLLDTMSCSCSKNDNDSSDCPIDDQHTSHHFARAKQELPCASNEKKFMFAANNDSRIVSSAFHNLETRRSAVLEQQNDAEAMFCAPVLGREFQNEPITISNNRKKDVENLHETYKSRGKAVSCCLQPYEQQHLKTQRTESAANLKGCILPDQSANKFTEKSKSNGELLTHGPKSTEMYTGSCNRRGPCLFEKLTIPSKSQSAHPKNSASSGKSSGFGVCMYGTNIGSQLFGAQNQSSAKTETLYSDTLIRSKSSAGIASLPAQKDYGCPDEAKSEQLATPPRRGDSRFSKDDRFHNVNEHHDVSSKATIASKQSCMPGTRITNLDLILSQMSRMRNQISSGMVQPPIGAEPSDRWLKRLQLDISDPDIPGSKRPKIGDSPPLGETKCLFDMALPCNKIDGEMIGRAKEDQGLDEGNNELQDKQERTSVPAKSMNSWIGRWCQGGTSVFHEDLGQGRQERKPDQPSEELEGQFPSIAAMAMMGRVMNKLRPCEHQKKGPFVVWKTD